GCACAGAGTGGGCATTTTCCAAAGATTTCGAACCGATGTTGCTCAATTTCATATCCTTTTAATGATTCTTTTACTTGCGGAATAGGACAAATGGAAAGTTCTTTTATCTCTCCGCATGACAAACAAATAAAATGATGATGATGATGATCGGTTTCACATTGCATTCGAAATTGTTTTTCTCCCGAAAAGTCCATTTCATCCAAAATACCATGGCCAACAAATGTGCTTAAATTCCGATAAATAGTATCGAAACTAAGACTAGGTGAGTCTTCGGATAAATGATTTAACACATCCTTAGCAGAAAGGTACCGATCCGTTTGTGCAAAGATAGAAAGAATTTTTTCCCGCTGATCTGTTTTTTTATAACCTTTCCCTTTTAAAATTTCCCATGCCTTTTTCTCATTCATTGCGACAACCTCCAGCTAAAGCGATTAACAACATACCTTTTCCTTTTTTTAATAGAAGCACAATAATTAATAATAGAATGGATGTCACAACAATCGTTCCTCCAGGAGCTAAGTCTAAATGAAACGAACTAAACATCCCAATAATAACGGATGATTCTCCGAAAAGAATGGCATATAAAATAGTTTGTTTAAAACTTTTTGCTACTCGTAAACTCGTTGCAACTGGTAACGTAATTAAAGATGAAACAAGTAATATCCCGACAATCCTCATACTAGCAGCAATAACTAGAGCTGTAAGGATCATAAAAACTACGTGTAAAAATTTAGCGGGGATACCTGCCGTCTTGGCATGCTCTTCATCAAACGATAATACGAAAAGCTCTTTGTAAAGTAAGATAATGAATAATCCGACTAGAATTGTCACGGCAATAACAATGACTAAATCTTGAAAACTAACAGCTGAAATTGATCCGAATAAATAAGCAAACAAATCCGTGCTGAAACCATTCGAAAGTGAAATGAATATTGCGCCAAATCCTAGGCCAGCAGACATTATGATCGGTATAGCTAATTCTTCATAACTTTTATAAAGGCGTCTCAACCGCTCAATGAGAAGAGACCCACCAATTGATGCTCCCATACCAAGAAAAAGTGGATTCCAACTAGCAAAAAAAGCGACCGTTTGGCTAATATACAAACTTGCTGCAATACCAGCTAACGTGACATGGCTAAGTGCATCGGCAATCAGTGATAGTCGCCTAACAACAATGAATACACCTAACAAAGGTGCAATAAGGCCAATTAACAAACCGGAAATAAATGCATACTGTAAAAAATCGTACGTCATTACTGCTTCAATCATGTTACGTTCTCCTTATGGTGAATCTTGCGTACCGAATGTCCATACCAATTTTCACGAACATCTTCTTCCATCGCATCATACTCTTCTTTATATCCATGAAAATGTATCATCTTATTTAAACATGCTACGTGACTAATTCGATTGGACACAGTATCTACGTCATGTGTAATTAACAAAATGGTAATTTCCTGTTTCTTATTCAATTCCTCTAACATATTATAAAACGATTGAACATTTTCATGGTCCACACCAACCGTAGGTTCATCCAGGATCAACAACTTTGGTTCATTAATTAATGCTCTCGCGATGAAAATCCGCTGTTGTTGCCCTCCCGATAACTCTCCAATTGGTTGATGGATAAACTGTTCCATTTGAACAGACTTTAATGCTTGAAGAACTAGATTGTCTTTGTTTTTAGGATACTTTTTCATCAATCCCGTTTTTTTAGTTAAGCCACTAAGAACCACTTCAAACACAGTCGCAGGAAAACGTTGATTAAAGGCGTTGGATTTTTGTGAAACATAGCCAATCCATTCCCTCTTTTTAAACTGCTGAATAGGTGTACCAAATAACTTAATTTCTCCTGATGTAGGTTTTATTAAACCTAAAATCAATTTTACTAATGTGGATTTTCCTGAACCATTTGGTCCAAGAATAGCTAGAAAATCTCCTTTAGCAACTCGGAGTGTGATATTTGATAATACTAATTCTTTTTCATATCGATAATTTACTTGATTGAGTTCAATATCAAATGAGGACATTTTGTCTCTCCTTTTAAGTAAGAATGATTCCGATTTACAAAGTAAAAGTATACGGGATTTAATGAGAAAAGTAAATGATGAGGAGTGTTCATACATGAGTACTAATCTGTTGTTGGAGATTTATCAAACAAATTCCACTCAAAAATTAGAGGAATTACGGAAAAAATTACCGATAGATGTTAGTGTTGATGAAATTAAACAAATAAAATTATTATGTAAACAAGCGAATCCACTATGGATTTTCACAGGAGTACCTACTCATTTTCAACAAGAATTATTGCATATTATTGGTCCGAAAAGATCAGCAACATTATTAGACATGATTTTTTCTGGGAAATAAACCTTGTGAAACAGTAGAGTATAAAAAATGCGAGAACGATGCATCTCACATCTTCTCGCACTCCACGTTTATTTAGTTTTAGACTCGCAGCGCATCAATCGCTGAAGGGCTAAATTGTTTCGATAAAAGCATTTCAATTTCCTGTTTATAAGGGGCAGATTTTGACTTAGCATCTAATCCGACATAAGGTGTTTCTAAAATTTTTGGCACATGCATTAATTGTGGATGGTGCACAATCTTTAGCAACGCATCAAATCCAATTTCGCCGAAGCCGATGTTTTCATGGCGATCTTTTGCGGCACCTCGAACGTTTTTACTATCATTAACATGGAGAACCTTGATACGATCTATGCCAACGACTCGGTCAAATTCTTCTAGCACTCCGTCAAAATCTTCTTTTACAGGATATCCGGCATCATGTGTATGACATGTATCAAAACAGACAGAAAGTCTTTCGTTATGTGTTACACCATCAATAATTTCTGCTAATTCTTCAAAACTTCTGCCACATTCTGATCCTTTTCCTGCCATTGTTTCTAATGCAATTTGAACCGGGTAATCTTGACTCAATACTTCATTCAAGCCCTCTATGATTTTCTTTATACCAATATCTGCACCAGCACCAACATGAGCACCAGGATGAAGAACAATTTGTGAAGCACCAAGAGCAGCAGTTCTTTGAATTTCTTTTTGAAGAAATTCAACTCCAAGTTCAAACGTTTCAGGTTTAACAGAATTTCCTATATTAATGATATATGGCGCATGCACGACAATGTTTGACAGTCCATTTTCTTTCATATGAGCCATACCAGCTTCAATATTTAACTCTTCAATGGGCTTTCTTCTCGTATTCTGAGGTGCACCGGTGTATATCATAAAGGTAGAAGCACCATAGGATGCCGCTTCTTCACTTGCAGCAAGCAACATTTTTTTACCGCTCATTGAAACATGTGATCCTAGCAACATAGCAACTTACTCCCCTTTTTTATTGCGCTTGATTCTTCTTTCTCTTTTTCGAACTTTATCCATTTCCCATTTCATTGCACGTTTGTAGCCTGGTTTTACCTTTTTTGGTTTACGTACAACAGATTTCGCTTTTGCATCAAATTCATTTTCATGCTTCACACGGTTTTTACGGGCATGGCGTTCTTTCATCTCACTCCACTCGCCATTTTTCACGTCACGGTGGACAAATGGGATACCCATCTTCTCAATTTGAACAATTTTATCTTCTTCCGTAGGATCATATAACGTAATAGCTTGTCCAGTTAATCCAGCTCTAGCGGTTCGACCTACACGGTGAATAAAAAATTCAAGATCTTCTGGCAATTCGTAATTGATGACATGACTTACCCCTTGAATATCAATTCCACGAGCTGCTAAATCAGTAGCAACAATGTATTGAAATTCCAAGTCTCTCACTTGTTTCATCATTCTAGTTCGTTCACGTGGATTTAAATCACCATGAATTCTTCCAACTCGGAAACCGTTTTCTGCTAAAAAATCCGCAACAGAATCTGCATTCGATCGCGTATTTGCAAAAATGATACACAAATATGGATTTATTCCTTCTAGCACTTGTAGCAATTTTTTCTTTCTAGAAAGACTTTTGGTTGGAACTAAAGAAAAATCAATTCCATCAGCTACAGGTTTTTTATCGCCGATTTTAATATGAACTGGTGAATCCATGTATTTCTTTAAAAATGGTTGTAATTTTTCTGGAATTGTTGCTGAAAATACAAACATTTCCAGTTTCTCAGGCATTTTGGAAGCAAATTGATCAATTTCTTTTATGAAACCTAAATCAAATGCTAAATCCGCTTCATCCACCACTAGAACTGGAGAAGTGTGAACAAAAAGGGCTTGGTCATTTACTAAATCTTGGATTCGTCCAGGGGTCCCCACAACAATATGGGGTTGTACTTTCAAACGATCCACTGCACGCTTTTTGTCTGTTCCACCAATTAGCAGTCTTGACGTAATTTCCGTACCTTCAATAAGCTTCAGTAACTCGACGTGAATTTGCGTTGCTAGTTCTCGAGTTGGAGAAGTAATTACTGCTTGTACTTCTTGTTTATCCGCAATTATTTTTTCTACAATAGGAATTAGAAAACTATGCGTCTTCCCTGTACCCGTGTGAGATTGTCCAATTGCGCTTTTTCCTTTTAGGATTAAAGGAATCATTTCTTTTTGAATGGGTGTTGGTTCCGAAAAACCTAATTGATCTATCGCCTTTATTAAGAAAGGCTGAAAATCATAATCTGTATATTTCGACATTAACGTCACTCCTCGCATTCCTTTATTGTAACACGTTTTCGTTCATTTAAGACGATTGAAAGGATGATAACTTTGAGATACGCTTCTTTTTATCCGTTTTCTCAATCAACGACCTCTCTATCCAGAAATTTACCACCTGTTGGTAGAGGGTTAAATATGTATGGAGCAGCTGCTGCTCCAAGCAAACTAGACCAATACATGCAAGTAGCGGATAAAGTGCTAGCTTTGACGCAACAGCTTTCTCCTGTAGTGAAACAAGTTTCACCTATGGTTCAAAACCTTCCAGCGTTGCTAAGCATGTATAAAGGTTTCTCCAACTTGCCAGATGCTGCTAGTTCTACTGCTGCAAATGTAGCGCAAAGTAGCGTTGCAAGACCAAAAATTTATTCTCCAAAATAAGCATGTTTTGAATAAGGTACTTCTCTTCTGTATAATGATGGTAGAACTCATAAGAGGAGTGCTTTTCATGCAAGTATTAAAAATTTCACCACGTGGATATTGTTATGGTGTTGTAGATGCAATGGTAATTGCACGAAACGCTGCAATGGATAAATCGTTGCCACGACCAATCTATATTTTAGGGATGATTGTTCATAACAAACATGTGACAGATGCATTTGAACAAGATGGCATCATTACATTGGATGGAGAAAATCGGAAAGATATTTTAGATAAAGTGACTGAAGGTACTGTCATCTTTACTGCACATGGTGTTTCACCAGAAGTGCGTGAAACAGCACGCAGAAAAGGATTAGTTTCAATTGATGCAACTTGTCCAGATGTAACTGTAACACACACGCTAATTGAAGAAAAAACAGCCGAGGGATACGATATTATTTACATTGGCAAAAAAGGACATCCTGAGCCTGAAGGTGCAATTGGCGTCGCACCAGATCGAGTTCATTTAGTTCAAGACTTGCAAGACATTGATGCGCTTCAGATCGAAAATCCTAAGCTGCTTGTCACGAATCAAACTACGATGAGTCAATGGGATGTTGTCCACTTAATGGAGAAACTTGAGGAAAAATATCCAACAATTGAAGTCCATAAAGAAATTTGCCTTGCTACTCAAGTACGTCAGGAAGCCGTTGCGGAGCATGCAGGACAAGCAGAATTATTAATTGTTGTCGGCGATCCAATGAGTAACAATTCAAATCGATTAACACAAGTATCAGAAGAAATTGCCAGCACGAAATCTTTTAGAATCTCCGATTTGTCTGAGTTGAAGCTTGAATGGTTAGAAGGAATTGAAACAGTTGCGGTAACCGCAGGTGCATCAACTCCAACACCAATTGTGAAAGAAGTTATTCAATTCTTAGAAAAATACGAAGAAAATGATCCTTCTACACACGATTTAAGCAGAACCGTTACCTTGGATAGAATTCTTCCGAAGATTAAACAGCCTAAGCCAGTAACACGTATTGAACCCTATACATTGAGTTAACCTATTGTTTCATTAGTTTAAAAAATCCGAGCGAGTAGTCGATATTCTACGAGAACTATCGAAATCGTTCGGATTCTTTATTTTGTCAATGAACAAATTAATTGCTTATCCTAACTTTAAATCCTCTCAGTACTCTCTGAAAAAGAATTTAGAAGCACACCCTCTCTGCCCAGACATTTAGCTATCGCATTCCAATATATAGATGAACGTAAATTAGGATTGAAGAAAAACTTAGAAGAGACGAAAAGGCTCTGTTGAAATCTCACTAGCAATAAAATGAACGTTCCACCCTCGTTCTTTCATCATCGAGTTCATTTTTGTGCTCACGCCTTGCTTCATAATCGACTCAATATGATGTCCAGGATCTACGATGGATAATCCCATTCGTTCCGCGTCTTGTGCAATATGAAAATACATATCTCCTGTAACTAAAACATCTGCACCCATCCGCTTTGCTTTTCGAATATATTTGTTGCCATCTCCACCTAACACAGCCACTTTATGGATTTCTGTTGAAAGGTTCCCGACTACTCGAACAAACGGAACAGATAACTTTTTCTTTACGAATAAAGAAAATTGTTCGAGCGTCATTTTTTCAGATAGCACACCGATTCTTCCTATTCCATTTTTAGTAACGGGCGTAAGAAGTTCCAATAAGTCATACGCTGGCACCTCATACGGATGACTCGCATGTAACGCATTCAACACGGCACTAGTTAAACTTCTAGGAAAAATAACTTCGATTTTCACTTCTTCTACTGTTTCCAATTTCCCTACAGCTCCAATAAATGGTTCTGCACCTTTTAACGGTTGAAAGCGTCCTTCACCAACGGTTGAAAAACTACAAGAATCATAATCATCGATTTTACCTGCCCCTGCACTAGCCAACGCTTCCCGAACCTTCTGAGCAAAATCGGAAGGTACAAATACAGCCAATTTTCGGTAGTTGTCTTCGTCCGTCACTTCTAATAGTTCGATTGATTCTAAGTCAAGTGCTTCAGCCAATAAATCATTAACTCCACCTTGAGCCACATCTAAATTCGTATGTGCCGTGTAAAGTGTTATGTCATTTTTAATTAATTTTTCTATGACTTTTCCTTGAAAAGAATCCGTGCGAATAGACTGGATTGGTCGGTAAAAAAGTGGATGATGGGAAATAATTAAATTACAATTTTTTGCAATAGCTTCCTCAATTACTTCTTCCGTAGTATCTAGAGTGACAAGGACATTCGAAATTTTTCGATTTAATTGACCAACTTCTAAACCTACAGGGTCTCCCTCCACTGCTAAGGAAGTAGGAGACCAGCTTTCAAAAAGTGAAATGATTTCATGACCATTCACTGTTTTCACTTAAAGTTCCTCCTTTAACCATTGCAGTTTTTGTAGAATTTCTTTTTTCTTTATTTCAAGTTCAGTTGTTTGTTCCGCATTTTCCACGCTCATCAAAATGGATTGTAATGATTTTTTTTCTTTGTTCCATTTTGTTAAGAAGGCTGGAGATTTTTCAGCTAATAAAAATGGACCTAACCATTTTTCCTTTTCGCTTAATGTCATTACACCTTTTTTAAGGACTAAGATTTCATAAATCTTTGCATCTTCTTCTAAAATTTCTTCTGCCGTAAGCTTCCATCCATTTTGAATCGCCCATTCCCGTATTGCTTTTGCATGAATATTAGGTTGAACGATTAGTTTTTGAACAGATGGCAAACGTGAAAGACCTTTTGAAAGAATCGATGCTATTAAGGGACCACCCATTCCAGCAAT
The Paenisporosarcina cavernae genome window above contains:
- a CDS encoding Fur family transcriptional regulator yields the protein MNEKKAWEILKGKGYKKTDQREKILSIFAQTDRYLSAKDVLNHLSEDSPSLSFDTIYRNLSTFVGHGILDEMDFSGEKQFRMQCETDHHHHHFICLSCGEIKELSICPIPQVKESLKGYEIEQHRFEIFGKCPLCA
- a CDS encoding metal ABC transporter permease; this translates as MIEAVMTYDFLQYAFISGLLIGLIAPLLGVFIVVRRLSLIADALSHVTLAGIAASLYISQTVAFFASWNPLFLGMGASIGGSLLIERLRRLYKSYEELAIPIIMSAGLGFGAIFISLSNGFSTDLFAYLFGSISAVSFQDLVIVIAVTILVGLFIILLYKELFVLSFDEEHAKTAGIPAKFLHVVFMILTALVIAASMRIVGILLVSSLITLPVATSLRVAKSFKQTILYAILFGESSVIIGMFSSFHLDLAPGGTIVVTSILLLIIVLLLKKGKGMLLIALAGGCRNE
- a CDS encoding metal ABC transporter ATP-binding protein, with translation MSSFDIELNQVNYRYEKELVLSNITLRVAKGDFLAILGPNGSGKSTLVKLILGLIKPTSGEIKLFGTPIQQFKKREWIGYVSQKSNAFNQRFPATVFEVVLSGLTKKTGLMKKYPKNKDNLVLQALKSVQMEQFIHQPIGELSGGQQQRIFIARALINEPKLLILDEPTVGVDHENVQSFYNMLEELNKKQEITILLITHDVDTVSNRISHVACLNKMIHFHGYKEEYDAMEEDVRENWYGHSVRKIHHKENVT
- a CDS encoding deoxyribonuclease IV: MLLGSHVSMSGKKMLLAASEEAASYGASTFMIYTGAPQNTRRKPIEELNIEAGMAHMKENGLSNIVVHAPYIINIGNSVKPETFELGVEFLQKEIQRTAALGASQIVLHPGAHVGAGADIGIKKIIEGLNEVLSQDYPVQIALETMAGKGSECGRSFEELAEIIDGVTHNERLSVCFDTCHTHDAGYPVKEDFDGVLEEFDRVVGIDRIKVLHVNDSKNVRGAAKDRHENIGFGEIGFDALLKIVHHPQLMHVPKILETPYVGLDAKSKSAPYKQEIEMLLSKQFSPSAIDALRV
- a CDS encoding DEAD/DEAH box helicase, yielding MSKYTDYDFQPFLIKAIDQLGFSEPTPIQKEMIPLILKGKSAIGQSHTGTGKTHSFLIPIVEKIIADKQEVQAVITSPTRELATQIHVELLKLIEGTEITSRLLIGGTDKKRAVDRLKVQPHIVVGTPGRIQDLVNDQALFVHTSPVLVVDEADLAFDLGFIKEIDQFASKMPEKLEMFVFSATIPEKLQPFLKKYMDSPVHIKIGDKKPVADGIDFSLVPTKSLSRKKKLLQVLEGINPYLCIIFANTRSNADSVADFLAENGFRVGRIHGDLNPRERTRMMKQVRDLEFQYIVATDLAARGIDIQGVSHVINYELPEDLEFFIHRVGRTARAGLTGQAITLYDPTEEDKIVQIEKMGIPFVHRDVKNGEWSEMKERHARKNRVKHENEFDAKAKSVVRKPKKVKPGYKRAMKWEMDKVRKRERRIKRNKKGE
- the vrrA gene encoding VrrA/YqfQ family protein, which produces MRYASFYPFSQSTTSLSRNLPPVGRGLNMYGAAAAPSKLDQYMQVADKVLALTQQLSPVVKQVSPMVQNLPALLSMYKGFSNLPDAASSTAANVAQSSVARPKIYSPK
- a CDS encoding 4-hydroxy-3-methylbut-2-enyl diphosphate reductase; protein product: MQVLKISPRGYCYGVVDAMVIARNAAMDKSLPRPIYILGMIVHNKHVTDAFEQDGIITLDGENRKDILDKVTEGTVIFTAHGVSPEVRETARRKGLVSIDATCPDVTVTHTLIEEKTAEGYDIIYIGKKGHPEPEGAIGVAPDRVHLVQDLQDIDALQIENPKLLVTNQTTMSQWDVVHLMEKLEEKYPTIEVHKEICLATQVRQEAVAEHAGQAELLIVVGDPMSNNSNRLTQVSEEIASTKSFRISDLSELKLEWLEGIETVAVTAGASTPTPIVKEVIQFLEKYEENDPSTHDLSRTVTLDRILPKIKQPKPVTRIEPYTLS
- a CDS encoding Nif3-like dinuclear metal center hexameric protein — translated: MKTVNGHEIISLFESWSPTSLAVEGDPVGLEVGQLNRKISNVLVTLDTTEEVIEEAIAKNCNLIISHHPLFYRPIQSIRTDSFQGKVIEKLIKNDITLYTAHTNLDVAQGGVNDLLAEALDLESIELLEVTDEDNYRKLAVFVPSDFAQKVREALASAGAGKIDDYDSCSFSTVGEGRFQPLKGAEPFIGAVGKLETVEEVKIEVIFPRSLTSAVLNALHASHPYEVPAYDLLELLTPVTKNGIGRIGVLSEKMTLEQFSLFVKKKLSVPFVRVVGNLSTEIHKVAVLGGDGNKYIRKAKRMGADVLVTGDMYFHIAQDAERMGLSIVDPGHHIESIMKQGVSTKMNSMMKERGWNVHFIASEISTEPFRLF
- a CDS encoding tRNA (adenine(22)-N(1))-methyltransferase, which gives rise to MNATNLSTRLQRVANYVDQGAIVADIGSDHAYLPCYLVLSNKVTTAFAGEVVLGPFESAMEEVRRNQLEHAITVRLADGLLAVQPEDQVNTVTIAGMGGPLIASILSKGLSRLPSVQKLIVQPNIHAKAIREWAIQNGWKLTAEEILEEDAKIYEILVLKKGVMTLSEKEKWLGPFLLAEKSPAFLTKWNKEKKSLQSILMSVENAEQTTELEIKKKEILQKLQWLKEEL